In Holophagales bacterium, one DNA window encodes the following:
- the pyrR gene encoding bifunctional pyr operon transcriptional regulator/uracil phosphoribosyltransferase PyrR, producing MSLVSKAKILDGAQMRRIVRRMAGELLENNSGVHDLVLVGIRTRGVPLAEGLARELERMEGAPVPIGSLDITLYRDDLSTIGPQPVVRESILPLPLEGKVLVLCDDVLYTGRTVRAALDALLDYGRPRRVQLAVLVDRGHRELPIQADVVGKKVPTSATEVIKVSFESTDGVDKVEILDRPEEP from the coding sequence TTGTCCCTCGTCTCGAAGGCGAAGATCCTCGACGGTGCCCAGATGCGCCGCATCGTCCGTCGCATGGCGGGCGAACTGCTGGAAAACAACTCCGGCGTCCACGATCTCGTGCTGGTCGGCATCCGCACACGCGGCGTGCCTCTGGCCGAAGGGCTGGCACGCGAGCTCGAACGGATGGAGGGGGCGCCGGTGCCGATCGGCAGCCTCGACATCACCCTCTACCGCGACGATCTCTCGACCATCGGTCCGCAGCCGGTGGTGCGCGAGAGCATCCTGCCGCTTCCGCTCGAAGGCAAGGTCCTGGTGCTCTGTGACGACGTGCTCTACACCGGCCGCACCGTCCGCGCCGCGCTGGACGCCTTGCTCGACTACGGTCGCCCGCGTCGCGTTCAGCTCGCGGTGCTCGTCGATCGCGGCCACCGCGAGCTGCCGATCCAGGCCGACGTCGTCGGCAAGAAGGTCCCCACCTCGGCCACCGAGGTGATCAAGGTCAGCTTCGAATCGACCGACGGAGTCGACAAGGTCGAGATCCTCGATCGGCCGGAGGAGCCTTGA
- a CDS encoding aspartate carbamoyltransferase catalytic subunit, which produces MTGKLWTRKDLLGIAELEPWEIERILDTAESFREVAERPVKKVPTLRGKTVINLFFEASTRTRSSFEIAEKRLSADNLNFSTSGSSLEKGETLVDTALNLEAMSPDLVVIRHGHPGVPHLLARRLRSGVVNAGDGAHEHPTQALLDAFTIRRHKGRLAGLVVTIFGDIEHSRVVRSNIHLLKKMGATVRVAGPRTMMPVGISDLGVEVFHELDEAVAGADVVMMLRVQLERMNRMLFPSGREYFRRFALTPARLARAKEDVIVLHPGPMNRGMEIASEVADGPRSVILEQVAAGVAVRMAVLYLLSGVREEAL; this is translated from the coding sequence TTGACCGGGAAGCTCTGGACGCGCAAGGACCTGCTCGGGATCGCCGAGCTCGAGCCTTGGGAGATCGAGCGGATCCTGGATACGGCCGAGTCGTTTCGTGAGGTCGCCGAGCGACCGGTCAAGAAGGTGCCGACGCTGCGCGGCAAGACGGTCATCAACCTCTTCTTCGAGGCGTCGACCCGCACGCGGTCGAGCTTCGAGATCGCCGAGAAACGTCTCTCCGCCGACAATCTGAACTTCTCGACCTCCGGCTCGTCGCTCGAGAAGGGGGAGACGCTCGTCGACACGGCGCTCAACCTCGAGGCGATGTCGCCCGACCTGGTGGTGATCCGCCACGGGCACCCGGGGGTGCCGCACCTTCTGGCGCGGCGCCTGCGCTCCGGAGTGGTCAACGCCGGCGACGGCGCCCACGAACACCCGACGCAGGCGCTGCTCGACGCCTTCACCATCCGCCGCCACAAGGGGCGTTTGGCCGGGCTCGTCGTCACCATCTTCGGCGACATCGAGCACAGCCGGGTGGTGCGCTCCAACATTCATCTGCTGAAGAAGATGGGTGCGACGGTGCGGGTCGCCGGGCCGCGCACGATGATGCCGGTGGGGATCTCCGATCTGGGTGTCGAGGTTTTCCACGAGCTCGACGAGGCGGTTGCCGGAGCCGATGTCGTGATGATGCTCCGGGTCCAGCTCGAGCGGATGAACCGGATGCTGTTTCCGAGCGGACGCGAGTACTTCCGCCGATTCGCCTTGACCCCGGCGCGGCTCGCCCGGGCCAAGGAGGACGTCATCGTCCTGCACCCCGGGCCGATGAACCGCGGCATGGAGATCGCGAGCGAGGTCGCCGACGGCCCTCGTTCGGTGATCCTCGAGCAGGTGGCGGCCGGGGTGGCGGTGCGCATGGCCGTTCTCTATCTGCTCTCCGGAGTCCGGGAGGAAGCCCTTTGA
- a CDS encoding dihydroorotase: MTLLIRGGRLIDPSQEIDAAFDVLIADGVVAAIGERLEPPAGAEVVEAAGRVVTPGLIDMHVHLREPGQEYKETIRTGTMAAAAGGFTAVACMANTKPVNDERSVTEFIVAEAARHGFARVHPIGAVSKGLAGDELAEIGEMVGAGAVGFSDDGKPVRHPGLMLRALQYSQHFGVPIIQHAQDMELSGDGVMHEGVWSTRLGLPGIPGLAEDLNVARDLLLLEESGGRYHVAHLSTARCLELVRQAKHRGLAATCEVSPHHLLLTDRAVAEGEFSTHLKMNPPLRAESDRQALLAGLADGSVDVIASDHAPHHVDEKDQQFSAAPFGIVGLETTVSLVLDRLVGPGLISLSRAVELLSCAPARVLGLPTGTLKVGAPGDVTLLDLEQAITVDPSRFRSKGRNTPFGGWTLRGAPAGTVIGGRPIRLA; the protein is encoded by the coding sequence TTGACCTTGCTCATCCGCGGCGGTCGCCTCATCGACCCCTCGCAGGAGATCGACGCGGCGTTCGACGTGCTCATCGCCGACGGCGTCGTCGCGGCGATCGGCGAGCGACTGGAGCCGCCGGCCGGGGCCGAAGTGGTCGAGGCCGCCGGGCGGGTGGTGACGCCCGGCCTGATCGACATGCACGTCCACCTGCGCGAGCCGGGGCAGGAGTACAAAGAGACGATCCGCACCGGCACGATGGCGGCGGCCGCCGGCGGGTTCACCGCGGTGGCGTGCATGGCCAACACCAAGCCGGTCAACGACGAGCGCTCGGTCACCGAGTTCATCGTCGCCGAGGCGGCCCGTCACGGGTTCGCCCGCGTCCATCCCATCGGTGCGGTGAGCAAGGGCCTGGCCGGCGACGAACTGGCCGAGATCGGCGAGATGGTGGGCGCCGGTGCGGTGGGGTTCTCCGACGACGGCAAGCCGGTTCGCCACCCCGGGCTGATGCTGCGAGCCCTGCAGTACTCGCAGCACTTCGGCGTGCCGATCATCCAGCACGCGCAGGACATGGAGCTCTCGGGCGACGGCGTGATGCACGAGGGGGTCTGGTCGACGCGGCTCGGTCTGCCCGGCATCCCCGGACTTGCCGAGGACCTCAACGTGGCGCGTGACCTGCTGCTGCTCGAGGAGTCGGGCGGGCGGTACCACGTGGCGCATCTTTCGACGGCGCGCTGTCTCGAGCTGGTGCGGCAGGCCAAGCACCGCGGCCTGGCGGCGACCTGCGAGGTCTCGCCACACCACCTCCTGCTCACCGATCGCGCGGTCGCCGAGGGGGAATTCTCCACCCACCTGAAGATGAACCCGCCGCTCCGCGCCGAGAGCGATCGCCAAGCGCTCCTCGCGGGTCTGGCCGACGGTTCGGTCGACGTGATCGCCAGCGACCATGCGCCGCACCATGTCGACGAGAAGGACCAGCAGTTCAGCGCGGCACCGTTCGGAATCGTCGGTCTCGAGACGACGGTGAGCCTGGTGCTCGATCGCCTCGTCGGCCCCGGGCTGATCTCGCTCTCGCGCGCCGTCGAGCTGCTCTCCTGCGCTCCGGCGCGGGTCCTGGGGCTGCCGACCGGCACGCTGAAGGTCGGGGCACCAGGGGATGTGACGCTGCTCGACCTCGAGCAGGCGATCACCGTCGATCCGTCCCGGTTCCGCAGCAAGGGACGCAATACCCCTTTCGGCGGCTGGACGCTGCGCGGCGCTCCCGCCGGAACGGTGATCGGCGGACGGCCGATCCGGCTCGCCTGA
- a CDS encoding inositol monophosphatase — protein MPHDELLAGALAAAAAGSAVLRRYFGGADLDVRTKAPHDFVTRADRESEEATVAEIRRRFPDHRIVGEEGGERPGGAGELCWILDPLDGTTNFLQGLPVFAISVACVAGERSLVGVVGEPMAGKVFHATRGGGAWCDGGPLRVSARTELAGSFLATGYPFKAYGALDHYLGALRDALLVARAVRRCGAAALDLAYTASGVYDGFFEFRLAPWDLAAGALLIEEAGGVVTDLEGGNDFLFRGNVVAGAPAVQAALLSLVRRHADDALLDRLVPRAV, from the coding sequence ATGCCTCACGACGAGCTCCTCGCCGGCGCTCTTGCCGCGGCCGCGGCCGGGTCGGCAGTGCTGCGCCGGTACTTCGGCGGCGCCGACCTCGACGTGCGCACGAAGGCACCGCACGACTTCGTGACCCGCGCCGACCGCGAGAGCGAAGAGGCGACCGTGGCGGAGATCCGTCGCCGTTTTCCGGACCATCGCATCGTCGGTGAGGAGGGGGGCGAGCGGCCCGGCGGAGCCGGGGAGCTGTGCTGGATCCTCGACCCGCTCGACGGCACGACGAACTTCCTCCAGGGGTTGCCGGTCTTCGCCATCTCGGTGGCCTGCGTCGCCGGGGAGCGGTCGCTGGTCGGGGTGGTGGGCGAGCCGATGGCCGGCAAGGTCTTCCATGCGACGCGCGGCGGCGGTGCCTGGTGCGACGGAGGTCCCTTGCGGGTCTCCGCCCGCACCGAGCTTGCGGGGTCGTTCCTCGCCACCGGTTATCCGTTCAAGGCCTACGGAGCGCTCGACCACTACCTCGGGGCGCTGCGCGACGCGCTGCTCGTCGCTCGCGCCGTGCGTCGCTGCGGCGCGGCGGCCCTCGACCTGGCCTACACCGCATCCGGGGTCTACGACGGGTTCTTCGAGTTCCGACTGGCTCCGTGGGACCTGGCGGCCGGCGCCCTGTTGATCGAGGAGGCGGGGGGCGTGGTCACCGACCTCGAGGGAGGGAACGACTTTCTCTTCCGCGGCAACGTCGTCGCCGGGGCGCCGGCGGTGCAAGCGGCGCTCCTCTCTCTCGTCCGGAGGCACGCCGATGACGCGCTGCTCGATCGGCTCGTGCCCCGCGCCGTCTGA
- a CDS encoding M23 family metallopeptidase gives MTSPERPKKRPSFQLQIVPGDPRRPTRQFQLSRRGARLFAAALCVLLAPVVAGLVLMPWLLYSRLSHRDVRIQVARRAQQGERLQRLVEQLADLGDRASALERRTMKMRMLFELGPPVAHLAPLEASDASGVEGALSVVGRRGSTVVAAMESRFAAIAATLDTIEGQAQGRPTDLRSTPSIFPLGGAESVLVAGFGPRRNPFTQELDSHPGIDVAAPIGTPVLAPADGVVIFSSVFDRKEGDWWRLGQVVALRHGDRFVTLFGHCDALSVRVGDRVARGQPIATVGKTGWSTTVHLHYEIRRRSPGGSWIAVDPRLFILDQSWEDEDRLLAAGWGAQPEVGAPLPRSLQR, from the coding sequence ATGACCAGCCCCGAACGGCCGAAGAAACGACCGTCGTTCCAGCTCCAGATCGTTCCGGGGGATCCACGGCGGCCGACTCGCCAGTTCCAGCTCTCGCGGCGTGGGGCACGCCTCTTCGCGGCGGCCCTGTGCGTGCTGCTCGCCCCGGTGGTCGCTGGGCTCGTCTTGATGCCCTGGCTGCTCTACAGTCGGCTCTCCCACCGCGACGTTCGCATCCAGGTGGCGAGACGCGCGCAGCAGGGCGAGCGGCTGCAACGCCTCGTCGAGCAGCTCGCCGATCTCGGCGACCGGGCGAGCGCGCTCGAGCGGCGGACGATGAAGATGCGGATGCTCTTCGAGCTCGGTCCGCCGGTGGCGCACCTCGCGCCGCTCGAAGCGTCCGATGCGTCAGGAGTCGAGGGTGCGTTGTCCGTGGTCGGCCGCCGGGGCAGCACCGTCGTCGCGGCGATGGAATCACGATTTGCCGCCATCGCGGCGACGCTCGACACGATCGAGGGCCAGGCTCAGGGCCGTCCTACGGACCTGCGCTCGACGCCGAGCATCTTCCCGCTCGGAGGGGCGGAGTCGGTGCTCGTCGCCGGGTTCGGTCCGCGGCGCAATCCGTTCACCCAGGAGCTCGATTCGCACCCCGGCATCGACGTCGCGGCGCCGATCGGGACTCCGGTGCTCGCGCCGGCCGACGGGGTGGTGATCTTTTCCAGCGTCTTCGATCGCAAGGAGGGCGATTGGTGGCGGTTGGGGCAGGTCGTGGCACTGCGGCACGGCGACCGATTCGTCACCCTGTTCGGTCACTGCGACGCCCTCTCGGTGCGCGTCGGCGATCGCGTGGCTCGCGGACAGCCGATCGCCACGGTGGGCAAGACCGGCTGGTCGACGACCGTGCACCTTCACTACGAGATCCGTCGCCGCAGTCCGGGTGGAAGCTGGATCGCCGTCGATCCGCGCCTCTTCATCCTCGATCAGAGCTGGGAGGACGAGGACCGACTGCTCGCCGCAGGCTGGGGGGCGCAACCCGAGGTCGGGGCGCCGCTGCCACGCAGCTTGCAGCGGTGA
- a CDS encoding PilZ domain-containing protein: MLRRPVDRRENRRFPKRLPVRFTRRGETQASNGFTTNISSSGMFVGTASAFSLGERLRIEVLDRQHGFVVEGVVARVERVPLALRQVRQPGIGVRFLSVGELFRDLFPSAMLAGPAATTGTRAEDEKAALSSSAKAAAPAGPVRVRLATLREVERVVEHDLVHGGLFIQTENPLPEGSEIEVEVEVPISGFRAPSCLARVVHRFRSAESGTQGPNLMSGMGVVFADTAPILDALRELLRRYRD; encoded by the coding sequence ATGCTTCGCCGACCCGTGGATCGGCGAGAGAATCGACGCTTCCCCAAGCGCCTTCCGGTGCGCTTCACGCGCCGTGGCGAGACCCAGGCGAGCAACGGGTTCACCACCAACATCTCGAGCAGTGGAATGTTCGTCGGCACGGCGTCGGCGTTCTCGCTCGGCGAGCGCTTGCGCATCGAGGTGCTCGACCGGCAGCACGGATTCGTCGTCGAAGGGGTCGTGGCGCGGGTCGAGCGCGTTCCGCTCGCGCTTCGCCAGGTACGGCAGCCCGGGATCGGCGTTCGCTTCCTGTCGGTGGGCGAGTTGTTCCGCGACCTCTTCCCGAGCGCGATGCTGGCGGGCCCCGCGGCCACCACGGGGACCCGCGCCGAGGACGAGAAGGCCGCGCTCTCGTCGAGCGCGAAAGCGGCCGCCCCCGCCGGACCGGTGCGTGTGCGGCTGGCGACGCTGCGCGAGGTCGAGCGCGTGGTCGAGCACGATCTGGTTCACGGCGGACTCTTCATCCAGACCGAGAACCCGTTGCCGGAGGGCAGCGAGATCGAGGTCGAAGTCGAAGTGCCGATCTCCGGTTTTCGTGCGCCCAGTTGCTTGGCTCGGGTCGTCCATCGCTTTCGAAGCGCGGAGAGCGGGACCCAGGGGCCGAACCTGATGTCCGGGATGGGTGTGGTCTTCGCCGACACGGCGCCGATTCTCGATGCGCTGCGTGAGCTCCTGCGCCGCTATCGAGACTGA
- a CDS encoding BrxA/BrxB family bacilliredoxin codes for MPYSPLLVRPMREELTSAGFVELTTADEVDRFLGERNGTALLVVNSVCGCAAGMARPGVRLALQGAIRPDRLATVFAGQDLEATARARSYFAELPPSSPSMALFKDGRLVFFLPRHRIEGRDALDVAQDLRQAFEQAAAPAVA; via the coding sequence ATGCCTTACAGCCCATTGCTGGTGCGGCCGATGCGCGAGGAGCTCACCTCGGCCGGCTTTGTCGAACTGACGACGGCGGACGAGGTCGATCGCTTCCTGGGCGAGCGGAACGGCACCGCGCTGCTCGTCGTCAACTCGGTTTGCGGTTGCGCCGCCGGCATGGCGCGCCCCGGCGTCCGACTCGCCCTGCAAGGTGCCATCCGCCCCGATCGCCTGGCGACGGTCTTCGCCGGACAGGATCTCGAAGCGACGGCACGGGCCCGCTCCTACTTCGCCGAGCTCCCGCCTTCGAGCCCTTCCATGGCGCTCTTCAAGGACGGCCGCCTGGTGTTCTTCCTGCCGCGCCATCGCATCGAAGGGCGCGATGCCCTCGACGTCGCTCAGGATCTGCGGCAGGCGTTCGAGCAGGCGGCCGCGCCTGCCGTTGCCTGA
- a CDS encoding DUF423 domain-containing protein yields MRSALLLSGLWCAAAVAAGAFGAHALADHLGARELAHWETAARYLFYTGLGLGLTGLASARAELPGWIWTRRLLAWGGAVFAGTVGALALGGPRWLGAVTPLGGILLIAGFLLFAFTAWRH; encoded by the coding sequence ATGCGCTCGGCCCTCCTGCTCTCCGGTCTCTGGTGCGCGGCGGCAGTGGCCGCCGGCGCCTTCGGAGCCCACGCGCTGGCAGACCACCTCGGCGCGCGCGAGCTCGCGCACTGGGAGACGGCGGCTCGCTATCTCTTCTACACCGGGCTCGGGCTGGGCCTGACGGGCCTCGCGTCCGCACGGGCCGAGCTTCCGGGCTGGATCTGGACCCGACGGCTGCTCGCCTGGGGCGGCGCCGTCTTCGCCGGGACCGTCGGCGCGCTCGCGCTCGGCGGTCCGCGCTGGCTGGGTGCCGTGACGCCGCTGGGCGGCATCCTTCTGATCGCCGGCTTCCTGCTGTTCGCTTTCACCGCCTGGCGGCATTGA